In Anopheles arabiensis isolate DONGOLA chromosome 2, AaraD3, whole genome shotgun sequence, the genomic window ATTTCTTGCTTTCAGAAAAAATTTTGTTGTTGGATTGGATAGTCCCCCTATAAACGCACGTATAGCTGTTGTTTCCACTATATTTTTCGCAGAACCTTCCGAAACAAAATTTCCAGCTGAAACATGGGCCGCTGCTAGTTTTGCAGACAAAGCTTCAATTTCTGACCCATACTCGGAAATGTCACGCTTTCCTTGCCTCTTGGTTCCCATCTCGTGTTCCACCGCCAAAGGTGTCATTTTTACAGCGAATTTTTCTTTTAGGAGTTTAAGCGCCTCCTCAATTGTATTAGCAGGAGTGATAACTCCATGTGCTACGCCTGTCAGTGTGGTTctcaaaaattttaaaaagtgaTGCTCATCTACACCTTCTGAATATTCTCGAAACAACTCAACACTTTCTATATAATTCGCAAGGTCTTTTGAATTACCATCATATggtttaattagttttaatcCTAAATTCAAGTCAAGTTTTGTCGTCATTGtcgcgtttttgtttgtctgcttGTTGCAAGTGTTTTGTCTGAACACTACCGAACCCACAGCCGCCACCAATTCTGTACTCACCttcggttttgttgttttgtttctgatcGCACTTTTCCGCTCATCCACAGCGCTGCGGGTTGCTTTCTTCATTAGGTTGTCGGTAGACAAAGGCGAGATAGGCTGCTCGATTAGGAATTTTCACGTAACTGTACACACACTAAAGTGATGATTTGATGATCGACGTTGCGGGAGTTGTTTGTCTTGTCACCAAAGTTTTAGCCTGCTGCACACAAAAGCGATGAGCTCGATGATCCGACGGTGAGGGTGTTCCTCGTATTGTCGTCCAAAATTTCtgcctgacacacacacacaatagacAACGAACACGATGATCCACGATGAGgggcgttgtttgttttgtcaccACAACTCTAGCCTGATGCACACAAAAGCGACGAACTCGATGATCCTCGGTAAGGGTGTAACTTGTATTGTTACCCAAAACCTCTGCCTGGCACGTACAATAAACAAAGACACGATTGTCACCAAAATTTTTGCCTGTTGCACACAAAAGCGACGAACTCGATGATCCGACGGTGAGGGTGTTGCTCGTattgttttcaaaaatttctgcctgacacacacacactagacaACGAACACGATGATTCACGATGAGgggcgttgtttgttttgtcaccaaaacttcttctttttttttttttttttacatgcacACTAATACAGCGAACTGGTGTCACAAGAGGGCCGGAACGGCTGCTCTTCACacgttaacttttttttttttttacactcaGTAGGCGATGAACTCAGTGAGGCGATGACAGTAACagttatttcgatttttttttttttttttttttttttacgccaAACACTATTGCTCTGGTTCAATCATGTGACGCATTTTTATATGAACACATTACACCGCactttgctactgctgctcttTTGATGTCACAATGTAAGAAATATCACTTCTGCACGTATGCCATATTTAGCGTTTTCCCaatatgttgctgttgctcctgGCAGGATCGCCATGTTATGTTCtttcaaaatatataaacacGATGTGTTTAGTTGGAGCTTGGACGCTAAATCATGCGCAGCGCGAGCTGCGCattcctttttatttgaaaCTGACCGCATGTCAAGAGCGATAGCTATCGCTTAAACCGTGCACAACGGTTTCAGGTCATGGCAATATTGGTCATAATGCCATAACACGACAAACACTGCTAAACATTAACGTTCAGCAGGTATCCTTTTACGTGTACGAAATTTCTTATTTCGACCCATTACCATCGAGTGTCAGCGGCGGCGATCTACCGAGCCAAAAGGTTGAGCCCTAACAAAATCCTAAGTGTGGATaaaggtttatttttatataacggACTACCCAGAAGCCCAACACATCCTTGGGGCACATGAAGAGAGTCTGGTTCTTTAACATTACCGGTATTAAAGCAGTTCCTATATCA contains:
- the LOC120898113 gene encoding uncharacterized protein LOC120898113 codes for the protein MKKATRSAVDERKSAIRNKTTKPKVSTELVAAVGSVVFRQNTCNKQTNKNATMTTKLDLNLGLKLIKPYDGNSKDLANYIESVELFREYSEGVDEHHFLKFLRTTLTGVAHGVITPANTIEEALKLLKEKFAVKMTPLAVEHEMGTKRQGKRDISEYGSEIEALSAKLAAAHVSAGNFVSEGSAKNIVETTAIRAFIGGLSNPTTKFFLKARNPPTLSKAISDALECSSEFENNDGNHDALWNHRQNWYNRPPMRARGGYRRPSGFRYLRGNQRGNNNAFRGSSSFLPNRSNPNNTHQHENFSANDAPTQEEEDVNLLDLFR